Proteins from a genomic interval of Gadus morhua chromosome 19, gadMor3.0, whole genome shotgun sequence:
- the LOC115532597 gene encoding ADP-ribosyl cyclase/cyclic ADP-ribose hydrolase 1, with protein sequence MMDRCRCCVLVAGCAIIVLAVVVGEPVDFKYQFINDCKTAQEESTCEDVWSAFEQAYVGKDPSKVLPEAYDDLLSVAPPLPKCNQMLFWSGTSEVAHQVAKGCYQTLEDTLLGSVLDGKKEWCGKMGSKDTFTSSCASGLENNPYKSFWSRVSTEFAAVACGKVVVLLNGDELNPFYPQSYFALFEVGNFKHGGAKEVESLTVVLVTKNEVGDKCDNTSLMDLKKKLKPGINYICKTVTKSKLIKWTKERGKSCKPCW encoded by the exons ATGATGGACCGCTGTAGGTGTTGCGTGCTGGTGGCCGGCTGTGCCATTATCGTCCTGGCTGTCGTGGTCGGGGAACCGGTGGACTTCAAGTACCAGTTCATTAATGACTGCAAGACTGCGCAGGAAGAAAG tACCTGTGAGGATGTCTGGAGTGCCTTTGAGCAAGCGTACGTGGGCAAGGATCCCAGCAAGGTCCTGCCGGAGGCCTACGATGACCTGCTGTCCGTCGCACCTCCGCTGCCCAAGTGCAACCAG atgTTGTTTTGGAGTGGGACCAGTGAGGTGGCCCACCAGGTGGCAAAGGGCTGTTACCAGACGCTGGAGGACACATTGCTGGGATCTGTACTGGATGGTAAAAAGGAATGGTGTGGGAAGATGGGGAGCAAAG ATACTTTCACCTCTAGTTGTGCGTCTGGCTTAGAGAATAACCCGTACAAATCCTTCTGGAGCAGAGTGTCTACTGAG TTTGCAGCGGTTGCCTGCGGAAAAGTTGTCGTCCTGCTCAACGGCGACGAACTAAACCCCTTCTACCCTCAAAG TTATTTTGCCCTATTCGAAGTCGGGAATTTCAAACACGGCGGTGCGAAAGAAGTGGAGAGTCTCACTGTCGTCCTGGTAACCAAGAACGAAGttgg GGATAAGTGTGACAATACATCTTTAATGGACTTAAAGAAGAAACTCAAACCTGGAATCAATTACATTTGCAAGACGGTGAcaaa GTCTAAGCTCATCAAATGGACGAAGGAACGTGGCAAATCCTGTAAACCCTGCTGGTGA